The genomic stretch TGGGCCCGGGGGTGGTGGCTGCGGGACGGAGCGGCAGCCCGAGGACGCCCGGACGGACGCGGCTCTGCCGCCCTGTGCCGGCAGATGGTGCCGGGACTccggcacagcccagctgcagccagatGTGCGTGGCTGGGGGCCTGGGCCAGGGCTGGGCGCCCCAAGGGAATGGGGTCTGGGGATGGGCCCCGGGAGGGGCTGGGTGGGCACTAGCCCCTGCGTGCTGGCACCGCAGAGGTGCTCCCGTGAGGGTGCGGACCCACAGGGAGTGGACCGACCCACAGGGTCGGACCCTGCTGCCCGTGCCAGGGGAGGAGCGATGGCAGCTGGGGAGGGTTTGGAGAGGAGCGTGCGGGCTACACGGCACTGAAAATGCCACCTCTGGAGGCACCAGAAGAGCTGCTCTGCCATGACTGCGGTGTGGCGTGGGTCAGCTACGGCAGCCCGTGCGCAGGAGGGGTGTCGGGGAGcaggcggaggggctggggctggaaacGGGAAGTCAGATCCGCGTGAGAGAGAACGTGGGGGTGTTCAGTGGGCTGGAAGCCCACCTTGGGTGCTGACCTGGCAGGACAAGCGCCAATGCCTCATCTCTGAACCACGCAGGCCTGGGCGGTGCCACGCGGCACCAGTCCCTGTGGGTGTGCTGGTCGCAGGACAGCGTGCTGTGTGCCCACTGCCATCAGCAGCAAGCGGCCAGCTCGCCCTGCCTGGGGCCACTGTCCCCGCCGCCCTGTGCTCCCAGCGAGGGCACCAGGCGGGTGCTTCCAGCCAGCCCGGCCTCGCTGGAGCCAGGCTCATCGTTGTGGAAACAGATGGCACAGCAAACCTGCATCACTCCACCATGGGCACTGGTGGCCACTTTATCCTGAGGCTGCCATCCCTGCCTGGTGCGGAGGTGGCCCTTGTGTTCCTGTGAGCCCCCGTGTATGTCTGTGTGTCACCACGTGTCCCTGTGAAGGAAGGATGTGGGCAGGATCCGCCACTGGCTGGTTGTGAGAATCACCTTGGGAGGGGAGTTGGTCTgtgcaggagagaaaaagctCTCTCCTAGCAGCTGGCGCCCAGGCACCGGCCATCAGTGGGATGAGCTGCACTGACAGGACCTGCCACCGACGGACTGGGGCCCTGTTGGGCCTCCCATGGAGCATCCGGCATGGGCAGCACGATGGTCATGGGCTAGGCAGTGCACCGGTCAGTGTGGGTACTGCCCTGGTGATGGCATGGGCAGCACGCTGGGGATGGTGTGGAGAGTGTGTTGGTCACAGGAGGGGCAGTGTGCTGGTGACAGTGTGGGCAGTGCATCGGTGATGGCCAGGCAGTGCACTGGTGACAGCGTGGGCAGCGTACCAGTGGTGGCCGGGCAGTGCACCAGTGACAGCGTGGGTAGCGCACCGGTGGTGGCCGGGCAGTGCACTGGTGACAGCGTGGGCAGCGCACCAGTGGTGGCCGGGCAGTACAGTGGTGACAGCGTGGGCAGCGCACCGGTGGTGGCCGGGCAGTACAGTGGTGACAGTGTGGGCAGCGCACCGGTGGTGGCCAGGCAGTGCACCGGTGACAGCGTGGGCAGCGCACCGGTGGTGGCTGGGCAGTGCACTGGTGACAGCGTGGGCAGCGCACCGGTGGTGGCTGGGCAGTGCACTGGTGACAGCGTGGGCAGCGTACCGGTGGTGGCCGGGCAGTGGGCCAGAGGTGATGTGctggtgcctgtgctgctgATGGCACTGGCAGCCGTGCACTGCATGGGAAATGAGCTGGTCATGCTGTGAGAGTGCACTGGTGTCAGTGTGGGCAGCCACAAGTGCAAGTAAGGACCATAGTGCAGGGACCAGAGatgcagatacagaaaaaatgtaGTTGAGAAAATTTGGGGGAAAtatgcaggaaggaaaacaagatgTGATGTTTTAAACTATATTAGGGATGAGAGGGTCTAATGATGGCCTTGTCTGGTACTGGACTGGGATGTATGTTCACATGCTTGCACATGTGAGCGGTGTGTTCAttggtgtttttcttctctggaaagaAACGAGATGAGGCACTTGTATCACGTGGTGCATGAAGTGCTTCCCAGTCTGTTCATTGTGGGAAAATGTAAAACATCGCCTACTAAGGaggataaataaaaataaatgaatatgtCAGATGGCTTTCACACAGGAGTGCCAGAAGAGCTGTCTAGGGAGGTGTCTGCCCTGTCCTGATAATTTCCAGTGAGTCTTGGATTGCTGGGGAGATTTTGGAAGGAATTTGTGCTTTTTGAGGCCAGAAAGGGCCTTATGAACAGTGGTGCAGCCTGATCTCCTGAAGCAAGCAGGCCCTGATCTCTCTCAGACCTGCTTCCCTTCAGCTTTGACTGCAGTGGAGCATCTGAAGAGCTGGAGACCTTTCTCCTCCCATCTCACCCAAATGCGTGTCCCTGTGAGTCACCCCTGGACCCTGCCATGTCCCCGACTGCTGGGTGCgccttttctctcctccagaGCACTGGCAGGAAGATGAGCAGACTGGGCTCCAAGACTCTGTTGCTCGCAGGCTTtctgcctgtgtctgtgtgtgcatggcTCCTTGACAGACTCACTCTAGTTCATCAGCATCCTTGACAGGCGTGAGGAGTGGACCCGTGaaaatctcatgaagttcaacaaggtcaagtgcaaagtcctgcacctgggttggggcaatcttcagtatcaatacagactgggggGTGAAGGgcttgagagcagccctgcggagaaggacttgggggtagTGGTGggtgaaaaattggacatgagctggcagtgtgcacttgcagcccagaaagccaaccgtatcccGGGCTGCACCAgaagcagcatggccagcaggctgagggaggggattctcccACTCTACTCCACCCTGGTGAGATCCCACCTGgagcactgcatccagctctggggtccccagtacaagaaagacatggacctgttagagcaggtccagaggaggccagAAAAATGATCTGAGGGCTGGaacatctctcctgtgaggaaaagctgagagagttggggttgttcagcctggagaagagaaggctctagcgagaccttattgcagcctttcaatacctaaagggggcttataagaaagatggggacagacatTTTACgagggcctgtagtgataggacaaggggcgacggttttaaactgaaggagGGTTGATTTAGATTGGACAcaaggaagaatttctttactgtgagagtgctgagacactggaacaggttgcccagagaagttgtggatgccccatccctggaagtgttcaaggtcaggttggacggagCTTTCAGCAGCCTGagctagtgaaagatgtccctgcccatggcagggggttgcaacggatgatctttaaaggtcccttccaacccaaaccgttctgtgATTGTAATGCCAGCAGCTTGTGGATTCATTGTAAAAGGACTTCAGTTAAAGCGGAGTTACTGCTGATGCCAGATGCTGCACCTTGATAAATCCCTGTCCCTGTTACAGACCCCCCATTAACGGGGTGCAGCAGAGAGGGGTTCAGGCtctctggagctgctctgcGAGCCCCACTGGCAGGGTGTGCACAGCAGCTGCCGCAGAGCTGCCTCCGGAGGTCTGTGTCAGACCACAGCGGCGTGTGGCACGCGCGTTGTCCCAGCAGTAAACATACAGCCTGCTCTGGGCCCCCTTCCATTGAAACACCACCTAACACAGCCAAAAAGCAAGGTGTTTGTGCAGGAGTTGGGCGGGTGGTGCGGGGCACGTCTGGCTGCAGTGTGGGGAAAGGGAGACCAGGGCAGGCAAGGGACAGCCCAGCAGTTGTGAGGAGGCTGCAGCCTCCGTGTCCAGgtctgggctggggctgcagtgctgtgtcCTGTGCTGGTGTCCCACTGGAGGGGAGATGGAAAAATGCAAGAGTGCAGAAGAGCCCCAGTGAGATGCAGTAGCTGCAAAACCCGTTGTAGAGTGATAGCTTTGAAGGTCTTGACCTGTTCCAGTAATCAATGGGAATGGTTGGGATGATCTGGGAATGGTGCAGCAGGCGTATAGGGACTGTTGGTGGagaaaaccccaccccaaacatGCTCACACAAGATGCTAAGGGCTTCCACAGGTCTCACTACAAGCCCTGAAAGAgctgctgcaaagctgcagGGGTGGTTTGTCCTGATGGAGCCCCACAGCCGGactccagggctggggctgcctgcaccCTCGGGGAGCCACGTGGAGCAGCAGACCGCTGAGCTGCTCCCTCCATTGCTCCAGCCCCATCCTCTGTCTCCTTGGCTTTTTTGTTCTCGGtctgccccagggaccccccttcctcccccagagGCTGCTCTGGCCATTCAACCCCCCTCCGTTCCTCGCTCAGGCTATTGAGCTTTTCATCATCACAGGACTTTGTCAAGCGGTTGAAACAGGCTGTTTAGGCTAAGCTGGTCCTTCTCACCCGCTTTTTCCGCAGCAAGGGTGTTGACTCAGCCCATCTCCCAGGAGGCAACATCCCGCTGGTCTCTGAGACTTTCTCATCCAGATGCACTATCTTTCTGGAGGTCCCTAAACAACACAAATTGTTGGGCtcagcactgggagcactgggtgAGATTTATGTCTCCCTGTGGCCATTGAAAGTACGCAGGGCAGGGCTCCCTGTGCAGGGAAGAGCTGTGGCTCCGCAGTCTTGGGGGCTCTGTGTGAGCAGAGGCTGGAAGCCTGCGGGACACGGTGCAGctccagggaaggagagggcGCCGTGTGCTGCGGAGCTCTGGGTGTTGTGGGCTGGCACCTGCCCGGATGCCTCTTTGCAAAGAGCCCATCTGGAGCCTTGGCTGACCCCTTGTCCTTGCTGTACAGGCTGAAGCGCTGGGGACTGAACTGCTACATGTATGCGCCCAAGGATGAGCTGAAGCACCGGCTGCTCTGGCGAGAGCCCTACACAGACCATGAGGCAGGTAGCGGCTCTGCTGGGCCCCAGCATGGATGGGCTGCAGGCGTCCTGGGTCCTCAAGGGTGAAGCACAGTCTGCATCTCAGCCGGGGTCGGGCCGGCTGTTGCCACTcttcctgccaggagcctgcccGTTGCAGGGAGCCCTGCAGGCCCTGCCTTGTGCAAGGAGTCCCCCAGACCCTGCCCAGTGCACGGACCCCCCCCAGACCCTGCCCATCGCATGGAGTCCCCTAGGAGCGCACCCAGCATGGGGAGCTCCCCACGTGGGTCTCTGGCAATATGCCTGAGTACACCAGGGCCCACAGACCCTTGCAGAGAGTCCTCTGTGTCCCAAGGGACTGGAAACTGTCTCCCCTGGGCCCCTCCCCTCCAGATGCTCTCTCatgcctcccagtgccctcagCTCCTTCCTTTCAGGCCACTGTGATTCcctctccctccatcccttgTGCCCCTCCGTCCCTTGTGCCCCTCCGTCCCTTGCCCCCCTCCATCCCTTGTGCCCCTCTGTCCCTTGTGCCCCTCCGTCCCTTGCCTCCCAGCGCTCACAGCACCCCCTCTGCTTTGTCCCCAGCCCGAATGCAGTCTCTCATCGAAGCTGCCCAAGAGCAGGGTGTGGAGTTTGTTTTCGCTATTTCTGCTGGCCAGGACATGGTGTTCTCAAGTGCTGGGGAtcggctcctgctgcagcaaaaaCTCAGGCAGGTACCGTGGGCCATTCCTTCATCCCACTGCTCCCACGTGAGGGGCACGCGTGCTTGTGTGTGGGGCACATGCCCACCCCAAAGGCTGGCGTGGGGCTGTAAACCCCTCCTGTGCTGCGCAtcagggagcagctctgtggggtGCCCGGTGGCAGATGTGCTATCCCTGCCACGGTGACAGAGCGCAGAGGGCTCCATGGATGCCTGACTGCTagcaggcagcgctgggggcaggagagggacCAGCCAAACCCCAGAGCTTGCTGGGCAGCGCTGGAGGCCggtgcaggctgctgctgagccccctgctccccagggagggcaaagagctgctggcacagagcGTTTGCTCCGTGGGCAGCTGCTCCTCCCCGCAGCACAGCCCGGATagcagctgccctgctctgcaccGTGCCCGGCCGCCTCTCCAGCCACCCCCAGGCTGCCCCGGTGCAGGGAGCACCTGCCTGGGTGTGTGGTGAGGCTCTTCCGGAGGCTCTGCCGGCCTCCGCTCCTGCCGCGGggctcccagtgctgcagggTGATGCGGAGGTGCGGTGCAGGGGGAGCAGACACAGTGGGCAGCGAGCGGGGCTGTCTGGCAGCGGCACGGTGGGAGCGGGCTCTGGGCCGCTGCGGCACGGACTCTGGTTTGAAGGGCCTCCTGGCTCGTGGCAAACACGGCTGTGCCTAGGGCTCGGAGCGAGGTGGGCCGTGGCCGTGTGGCTGGCGCGTGCCTGCGGAGCGGCTGGGCCTCCCGCATGGCATCCAGTGGGCAGGCGTGGGGGACGTGGCAAGGGCTGCTCTGACCGTCCCGCCCGTCCAGGCGCCTCAGACTTCTGCAGCCCTTACGGGGCCCAGGCAGCAGGGACTCGTCCGGGGCTCGCtgcctcctttctctctgctgcccAGGGATCCTAGCAGCCCGTGCCCATGCCCGCAGGTGGCTGCCATCGGGTGCCGCTCCTTCGCGCTGCTCTTTGACGACATCGACCCCTGCATGTGCCAAGCTGACAGAGACGTCTTCCCCTCCCTGGCGCAGGCTCAGGCCTCTGTGGCCAATGAGGTGTACCGGGAGCTGGGCCAGCCCTCCGTCTTCCTCTTCTGCCCTACAGGTACCACCTGCAGCTCTGCGGCCCCAGCCACCCCACCCCTGGGAGCCCGGCGCTTGGCCAGCCGTGGCACCCCGCAGCAGACCAGCTGCCCTGCGGCTGGCTGCACCCAGCACCCGTGTCTGCTGAGAGCTGACTGCCCTGACAGCCTCCACGGCTCCCCCCTGACCCCTCGTGCTCCTGCGGGAGCCCTGGAGATCTCAGGACTAGGACAGGACCAGGCTGCAGACGGGCTGGCGCTTCAGCAGCCGTGCATGCTGCATTCCCTGCACGGCACATCTCCCCAGCCCCTGTGCGCTGATCCCAGGCGGCCTCTCCTCTGCCGGTCTCTCTGCCCCTCAAGGGATGCTCTGTGCTCTCTCCCCAGAGTactgcagctctctgtgctctcccagccccagccagtcCTGCTACCTGCTGACACTCGgccaggagctgctcccagggATCGGTGTCATCTGGACAGGTGGGCGCCTGGCCCGGCTCTGGGGGGTGCGCAGCCCCGACCCGGCAGGCAGTGGGTCGGGCGGTGAGTCTGCTCTCCTTCCAGCTAgggagggtggggtggggtggctTGACCCTCATCTCCGTGctcagtgcccagacacgtgcaTGTCCCTGTTGTGAGTGTGCATGATGGACGGTGCTGCCTGCGTGCTCCACGCACGTCCGTGCCGTGATGCTCCAGGCCCAAAGGTGGTGTCACAGGAGCTCTCGGCCAcgctgctggaggaggtggagggcGTCCTGCAGCGCCGGCCCGTCATCTGGGACAACCTGTACGCCAACGACTACGACTGCAGACGCGTCTTCCTGGGCCCCTACACGGGACGCGCCCCCGGCCTCATGCCCAGGCTCCGTGGACTGCTCCTCAACCCCAACTGCGAGCTCCAGGCCAACTTCATCCCCGTACACACACTGGGCAGCTGGTTTCGGAGCGAGCTGGGGAGCTGTGCCCACCCTGATCGCACAGGTACCTGGCCCCAGCGCCCCGGGCAGCTCTCTACCTGGGGCCACAGCGCCGGCGGTCAGCTTGTGCACCAGGGCAGGGCCGCACCCATTGCTGCCCGTCTTTGCCATGGCCCTGCAAGCTTTCCTGCATGGCAGCCTGGGTGAGGTGTCTCACCTGGCTGGGCACCACCCGACATCCTGGGGCATGGGATCCATCCTGGGGGCATCTCCTTGGGGGGGGAGGCTGCCCACCCTCAGCGTGGCGTGGGATAGCTCCATCAAGCAAAGAGCGGGGCTGCCCAGGCTGACGAGCTCCAGTTCTTTAGAGATGGAGACTGCGGCAGCCCTGGGGGACAGCCAAGGCCCACGGGACGGGAGCTACAGCCCCCAGGAGGCCTTGGAGCTGGCGCTGCTTGACTGGGTGGCCGAGATAAACCGGCAGGCCTTGGAGCCAGGTAGGTGATGAACCATGCAGCATCCCTCACCCCCTCCAGAGTGCTGGACCGGCTCTTCTGGGAGCTCGGTGGAGTGAGGGAGCCCCATGCCCTGCCCTTTTGGATGGAGCGCTCTGGCTGGTGCTGCAGTGGGGTCTGTGTGTGTTGTGGTGGGCAGGCGCGGGTGCCCATCGTGCCACGCTGCCCCGTGGGTGCTCCAGCCCTGGTGGCATCCCAGAGGGGGGGTCTCCTCGGCTGGCAGCGTGGGAGCCTGGGCCACGATACGGCTCTGGAGGAGGGGGGTTCAGCCAGGTGCAAGCTTGGTGTTTTGCACCGTTTGCCTCTGCAAAGGCTGGGGTCTCACCAGCCATGGAGGCCTGAACTCCAGAGCACAGAGTGATGCAAAGCCTATGGTCCTGGCAGCTCCCCAGTCCCTGCCAGCTCAGAGATGGAGTTTCTCGGCACGGCCAtccccagggctgtcctgcccCATGGGCAGCAGTTTCCATGCAGGTACCAGAGGGGCTTGCTCCTTGCTCCTTGCTCCTTTCTGCCAGGAGGAAGGACCCCAGGACACACCAGCGTCAGCCTCAAGGGAGGAACGAGACTGCAGCCCGGCACAGCGGGAGGACAGGAGGTCACGTCCGACCCCCAGCCCCACGACTCTGTTCCCAGTGGGGCAGACCAGCATGGCCCTGAGCCCTGCGGCCTGGCaccagaggaaggaaggaggaaggcaacCTCGGAGTCCGAGAAGGGCAGTGGGAGCAGGACCCCTGCCAGCGGTCAGCAAAGCCCCGCAGGGGACGGGGACCAGCTCACCACGGGGAGCAGACGGAGCTGTGAGccctcctctgctctgcccagcaCGGCTCGGAGCGCCCGGTCCGCAGGAACCCCGGTGGCTACCGAGACCCTCCACAGCCCAGACCCCATGATGTGCTGCAACAATGGGGCCAACACCAGCCAGAACCTTCCCCTACCCACCAGTGATGCCAGGACAGGGGGTGGCAGCCCCCCTCAACCCCCCAGCAGTACCCAGCCTGAGGCCAGCAGGGCTGACACGCCTCAGACACCCCCAGGGCCTGGGGCTTGTGCCAGCCTGGGCCCCCCAGCACCGCTCACTGATGGGGCTGGCGTCAACCCCAGGGCCATGGCTCTGCTCACTGATGGGGCTGGcaccagccccggccccccagcACCACTCACTGATGAGGCTGGTGCTAGCCCTGGCCCCATGGCACCATTGACCCCAGAGGAGGCTGGGTCCAGCCCCATGGCCCTGCTGACCTTGGAGGAGGCTGGGTCTGGCCCCATGGTACCACTGACCCCCAAGGAGGCCAggaccagccccacagcaccaGTGACCCCAGAGCAGGCCAGGTCCATCCCCACGGCACCACTGACCCCAGAGGAGACCGGGTCCAGCCCCATGGCACCGCTGACTCTGGGGGAGGTGCGGATGCTGGTGGAGCTCTTCTACCTGCCCTACCATCATGGGCCACAAGCGCAGCGTCTCCTGGAGCACTTTCGGTGGCTCCGGGCAAACAGCCTCAGCGTGGGGGTCCCGGCCACGGCACCCGATGCCTGCGGGGTAAGGCTGGTCCGGGCGCTGCTGTGGGATGGTGCCCATCATGGTTGCACTGATGCCCGGTCTGTCCGCAGGGCACGCAGTGGCGTGGCCGAGCCCAGTCCTTCCAGCTGCTCTGCGCTCAGACGTGCCGCCTGCACAGCCGCTTTGTCAGCTGCGCCGGACAGGCACTGCTCTATGACCTCCACCCCTACCTCTGGGACATCCGCAACATGCTGCTGGCCGCCAGTGCCTTCATCCTCTGGCTGGGTACGTGGCTGATGCCAGCCCCGAGGCAGCCCCTGTGGCCCCGTAGCGCGTATTCGCACCCTGGCCAAATCCAGCCATTTTGAAATGCAAGGGCCGCCGGGCACTGCGGCACACCCAGGGCATCTGAAGCTTGTTCTGTGGTGATCCGCTGTTTCCCCCGCTACAGAGGTGAAGGTGTCTGGGACCCCCTCCCAGAGGTCTGGGTTCCCTGTGTCCAGCCGGGGGTGTCGGGGTCTCTCCTGAGAGTGCACCTCCCCTTGACACCTTCCCTGCGGCTGACCTGTGCCCCATGCTCACCACCTCGCCTCCCTTGCAGATGGCCATCTCCTCTGCGACCGTGACCCGAAGGGCACCTGGGGAAGCTGCTTTGGCTGTAAGTACCGGTGCTGCCCTGGCTCACTCGCCCGGGTGGCGgggccctggctgctgccctgcGTTACCTCcagccccgcagcagcagccagcactcGCCATCGGGCTGCCCTTTCCCATGCCCTGCCTGCCGAGCGGAGCAGGAACGGCCATGGGAAGGCTGGCACCCCTGTGTGCCCTGACACGCCGAGGCGGGATGGGGCACTGctgctggggacaggg from Gavia stellata isolate bGavSte3 chromosome 5, bGavSte3.hap2, whole genome shotgun sequence encodes the following:
- the LOC132317111 gene encoding protein O-GlcNAcase-like, giving the protein MAGRPGFLCGVVEGFYGRPWSTEQRKLLFQWLKRWGLNCYMYAPKDELKHRLLWREPYTDHEAARMQSLIEAAQEQGVEFVFAISAGQDMVFSSAGDRLLLQQKLRQVAAIGCRSFALLFDDIDPCMCQADRDVFPSLAQAQASVANEVYRELGQPSVFLFCPTEYCSSLCSPSPSQSCYLLTLGQELLPGIGVIWTGPKVVSQELSATLLEEVEGVLQRRPVIWDNLYANDYDCRRVFLGPYTGRAPGLMPRLRGLLLNPNCELQANFIPVHTLGSWFRSELGSCAHPDRTEMETAAALGDSQGPRDGSYSPQEALELALLDWVAEINRQALEPGRTPGHTSVSLKGGTRLQPGTAGGQEVTSDPQPHDSVPSGADQHGPEPCGLAPEEGRRKATSESEKGSGSRTPASGQQSPAGDGDQLTTGSRRSCEPSSALPSTARSARSAGTPVATETLHSPDPMMCCNNGANTSQNLPLPTSDARTGGGSPPQPPSSTQPEASRADTPQTPPGPGACASLGPPAPLTDGAGVNPRAMALLTDGAGTSPGPPAPLTDEETGSSPMAPLTLGEVRMLVELFYLPYHHGPQAQRLLEHFRWLRANSLSVGVPATAPDACGGTQWRGRAQSFQLLCAQTCRLHSRFVSCAGQALLYDLHPYLWDIRNMLLAASAFILWLDGHLLCDRDPKGTWGSCFGWCHSIAAPILLEGDAEPWVRRGGLSGELQALLPVGNSWDLFYHPPPLFPSSQLYLLRPLLPLDKGELYRMCRESLDCDPKVAEILAAHPDLLGDRLLGSFLSLSPEYTFVLEDEGGPCGYAAGALCAEGFLQQRDSSWLPAMRHKYPQDLGTGTPAMGQDALEEALLFFHAEPPAVPLPVLRRFPSLVQLGTAARMLDVGASRSLAVCLLSALRANGSRGVFCQVSATDQQQLSFYSKLGFVALPVAQDSSPSARLLGRLL